The Cryptomeria japonica chromosome 6, Sugi_1.0, whole genome shotgun sequence genomic interval ATTACGAATGTGGAAatacttttaaaatattttattcttcatagaacaaacaaaatattaaaaaatgtcgAATCTTCCAATcgataaatgataaataattaatATCGTCAAAATAAAGAAAACTTGGActgaattatttattaatttagtaGTCAACTCTGCATTCACGGTCTCTGCGATATGGAATGTAGTTCTTCGATCTATTTATAGGCGCCGCAGTAAATATTATTATTAGGGTATGTTGCCAAGGAGCTTCGTACCATGGGAAATATTATTTCTTCCCATTCTTCTCCCCCTCTATCTCATTCCAATCCTTGCTGCCATTATTCTGTTGTTCCCCCAACTGCATATGATGTATTCATCAATCACCGTGGTAAAGATACCAAGGAACATTTAGCTAGTTCAATTTATGATAGTCTTGAGAATAGAGGATTTAAAGCGTTTTTGGACAAAAACTCTATTCGAGTGGGGCAATACGTACCAGAAGCTATAACTTGTGCATTACGCACAGTCTCTGTTCATGTTGTAATCCTTTCTCCCAATTTTGCAGAATCAGAGTGGTGTTTGGATGAGCTCAATTTGATCATCCAAAGCAGGACGCCAATCGTCCCCGTGTTTTGGGAAATTCGACCGTCTGAGGTTCGAATGGAGGACAGAAATGGAGTGTATGCGAAAGCTTTCCGTAAGCACAAGCACGCTGGAAAATTCAGTACTTCAACACTTGAGAAATGGAAAAATGCTCTGCGCAGGGTTTCACTTATCGAAGGCATTATCAGTGAAGGGTAAAACACATTGTaagctttatttattttattttttatcttaattATGTTGATTTGTATAAAATATAATTCCGTTACTGTTTCAGAGAGCAAGGGGAGACGGTGGAGAAAATCACAGCGTGTGTGGCTCAATATATCGACACGGCAAAATGCTACTTGAAATGAGAAGATTTGATAGCAAGAGCTGATTGGATAGTCTGTATTGCAAACAATCAACTTAACATTTTACAATAGAAAGGTTCTTTCAGCTTGTATGCAAATTTTATTTGCGACGGCTGCTAATTTTACTTGTTTAGAAAATCCCAGTTATTTATGTTGTCCTTACATTCTTCCACAATTACTTACACATTCTCATTTTGTGTATTGCTTGCTTACGCCAAACAATTTTCCTCCTGATGAGGCATTAACTACGTTCTCGCAGACAAATTTAAGTAAACGACAAACGAGGAATTCGTTAACTATATTTGACGGGTCAACGCCTCCGTTATATGATTGCATTGAACTTCCTTCGCACGGTAATTCACATAGTAAGCCAACACGTGCCTTTCTTTTGCCGAAAGTAAATGGAAAATGGAATTACTGTTTCACACAGTAATTTGGAATTTTTGTAtaggggaagagcatcaatagTTGTCATAGCTAACTTCCCGCACCTACAGATCTTAAACGGTACATccgattttaattttttttagttgtcttcgtatgcgacttaactgtttatagctactgatctggcttctgggttgtaacgatgcacgttgtggaatcagttatgcgcacaaaggtcaaaaagtacacattttaaagtg includes:
- the LOC131065783 gene encoding probable 2' cyclic ADP-D-ribose synthase BdTIR, which produces MGNIISSHSSPPLSHSNPCCHYSVVPPTAYDVFINHRGKDTKEHLASSIYDSLENRGFKAFLDKNSIRVGQYVPEAITCALRTVSVHVVILSPNFAESEWCLDELNLIIQSRTPIVPVFWEIRPSEVRMEDRNGVYAKAFRKHKHAGKFSTSTLEKWKNALRRVSLIEGIISEGEQGETVEKITACVAQYIDTAKCYLK